One window of the Pyrus communis chromosome 17, drPyrComm1.1, whole genome shotgun sequence genome contains the following:
- the LOC137723180 gene encoding leucine-rich repeat extensin-like protein 4: MTLNTTPVKTHTRGKAIQTEAFRDQELAQKGIIELDLNDVVKSNYITATSGSLNSKSSPQPLGACSKTMPVKSSEVKGWTYVTPKKMHKKHSFKVNSSNSSRIISHGPLSDEEALYIKHRQLLYYRDEFGDRGEHVTVDPSLVFKNDRLRNAYIALQALKQAILSDPFNITGNWVGSNVCKYTAVFCTKALDNRTIRTVAGIDLNHGDIAGYLPEELGLLTDLVLLHINSNRFCGTVPHKFNRLKLLFELDLSNNRFARKFPRVVLRLPKLKFLDLRFNEFEGTVPKELFDKDLDATFINHNRFRFNLPDNFGNSPVSVIVLANNKFHGCVPASLGNTSNLNEIILMNNGFRSCLPSEIGMLKNLTVFDVSFNQFLGLLPETIGRMVSLEQLNVAHNFLSLELFSMYCPFHLALALCLLFFYQRFLLQESEQKQFLLYFGFAGVCLLAVLYIAGEVDTKAIEKSAKIGLALALKP, from the exons ATGAcgctcaacacaactccagtcaaaacccatacacgaggcaaggcgattcaaaccgaagcttttcgtgatcaagag ttggctcagaaaggaatcatcgagctagatcttaatgatgtggtgaagtcaaactacATCACCgccacttctggctctttgaactcaaaatcttcacctcaaccgctgggggcatgctccaaaaccatgccAGTCAAGTCAAGCGAAGTtaaaggatggacttatgtcactccaaagaaaatgcacaagaaacatag CTTCAAAGTCAACTCATCCAACAGCAGCCGCATTATCAGCCATGGACCTCTCTCCGACGAGGAAGCCCTCTACATCAAGCACCGCCAGCTCCTCTACTACCGCGACGAGTTCGGTGACCGCGGCGAGCATGTGACGGTCGACCCCTCGCTGGTCTTCAAGAACGACCGGCTCCGGAACGCTTACATAGCTCTGCAGGCGTTGAAGCAGGCCATTCTCTCCGACCCGTTCAACATCACGGGCAATTGGGTCGGATCTAATGTCTGCAAGTACACCGCTGTTTTCTGCACCAAGGCGCTCGACAATAGAACGATCCGGACTGTGGCGGGGATCGACCTCAACCACGGCGACATTGCCGGGTACTTGCCGGAGGAGCTCGGGCTGCTCACGGATCTCGTATTGCTCCACATCAACTCCAACAGGTTCTGTGGAACTGTACCTCACAAGTTCAACCGCCTGAAGCTGCTGTTCGAGCTCGATTTGAGCAATAATCGGTTCGCCAGAAAGTTCCCTCGGGTGGTTCTCCGGCTGCCGAAGCTGAAATTCTTGGATCTGAGGTTCAACGAGTTCGAAGGGACGGTGCCGAAGGAGCTGTTCGACAAGGACTTGGACGCCACTTTCATCAACCACAACCGGTTCCGGTTCAATCTGCCTGATAACTTCGGGAACTCGCCGGTCTCCGTCATCGTCCTCGCCAACAACAAGTTCCACGGCTGCGTTCCGGCTAGTTTGGGGAACACGTCAAACCTCAACGAGATTATCCTGATGAACAATGGATTCCGGTCTTGCTTGCCGTCAGAGATTGGGATGCTGAAGAACTTGACGGTGTTCGACGTCAGCTTCAACCAGTTTCTGGGGTTGCTACCGGAGACGATTGGAAGGATGGTGAGCTTGGAGCAGCTCAATGTGGCCCACAACTTTCTGTCGCTGGAACTGTTCTCTATGTATTGTCCTTTTCATTTGGCGCTGGCCCTGTGCCTGCTCTTCTTCTACCAGAGATTTTTGCTTCAAGAATCAGAGCAAAAGCAGTTTCTTT TGTATTTTGGATTCGCTGGCGTCTGCCTTCTGGCTGTCTTGTACATAGCTG GAGAGGTAGACACCAAGGCCATTGAGAAGAGCGCCAAGATTGGGTTGGCTCTTGCTCTCAAGCCATGA